aggttgATTTGTTGCTAAATGTTGCTAAATGACATTGTGACGTCATTGCACGATGACGCAAAATTGTCTCTtcatcaaatctcagcaaaaaatatattttaaatatgttctgtattgatttttcacaggttttcacctgcattttaaatgactcatttattttgtgttttcgggttacaaCGGAAGATGGATAACAGATAacgtcctggaaaattactataccttttccatttgtttagatatttttcttaccgtgtattaactgatcaacaatcgcatgtacaagctactaacaaggTGTATCATAAAAGAACAATTAAATTATAAGTTCAACAATTGCAGATAGCAGCTAACTTAATTcatgtgatgtgtgtactgcgaggcatctttggtttccgctttttgtgtaatttagatgGAAAATGTGCCTTTTtaagtcacttatcaaaagttgccaaataaaatgtaaaaaaaagctaaattcattgctaggtgcttttgaaagaaaaagttgctagggtagtctgaaaaatTGCTAAGTTCGCAACACTGTTCAGGAACAGTCTCAGGGCAGCTGCTACGTCACATTTACCCAAATCATATTTAGGTTTTAGCCATTCCTTAGCTTTTCCACCTCAACCTATGAATTTGCAGTGTTTCCACAGATGTTTTCatgcatattttgaatttatgcATAACTGGATGGAAACCTGAATAGGCCTATACGGTTTCATTATGTTGAGAATTTATATTATGCcaatttaattttcatattgttcattgttaatgttttctaaaaataaattgaataaatcTAAACAAGTCAAGTTTGTACAGTCGGGTTTTGAAACATTTGATGAAACTGAAATTTAGAATGAAAATTTTGCAGGTAAaggacaaaatatttttgcagttACATATTAACAAGGTCATAGTCaggtatatttaatatttaaacaacaaTCTAGCTTGTGTCGTGTTACTTTCGTCCCCACTTTCCCCTATTAGGAGATCATGCAATAATTACAGGTAAGAACTGTCTTCAGCTACATGTCCATGTTCTTATGTCAAACGTCACATTCACACAGTATAAACAAAAGTGACAATTTGGAAAGCAAACTTTTTgtagatttaacatttttattaacactaCATGTACAGTTTTTGAAAGGGTGGTGCATCAAGAGTAGAGTCATATATTGCCAGGACAATTCCCTGTGTCCACTGAACAGCAGCACACTGGATCAGTCAGAGCATCCTGTAGTCCTTGCAAAGACCGGAGCCTGATGACTGACAGCCTCCCCAACACGCACCTTATCAAGGCTGCAATAACGTGAAAAGAAACCATTAATGGTGAAGTGCTAGATGTACGTaatcattaaatttttttacaggCTTAAAAACTCTAGGTCATgaacaggagaaaaaaaaaaaaaaaaaaagtagtatatTTCGGCAGTATGCATTTTGCACACATTTtctttacacattaaatacCCAAATGACCTACTACAGCTGCCAAAAAGTgcagtatattttattatgcCATGTGTAATACTGTAACAATACACATCGAGTTACACATGCAACTAGGTCAGTTTGGTACCCAAAGTCTGTCTGGTTTTAAACATGCTGGTTAATATGGCCAAGCATGTAGACAGTCATATTTCTTGATCAAACTCCCAGTCTTGGTGAGGCATCAGTGTAAACACAGTTGGTTTGCATCtgtctgaatgtaaacattgaaGGGAAGAAATAAACCTGCACTTtgtacacacacaaacgtgTATTTCTGTGAATCGTGGCACTTTCCATGGACTTCCATTACTTTTATACCGACCAAATGATATTGTCTATCCCCTAACCCTTACAGAAAACCCGTTTGCATcattacactttcagataaacctcatttacaatttaataattttttttccctcgtGGGGACTGCAGGCCTgtccccacaatgtcaaaaatctCAGGTTTTACTGTCCTTGTGGGGAAATTTGGTCCCCTCAATGTAGCATAAGTACACACAAAACTGCTGCCGTTTATTACGCAATAGTGATCAAACATGAACACTGGTATCAATATTTCTGTGCACTGAAACTGGTATTGAGAATTATTTAGATTCAAATGCCACCGACTACACTGAAATTGTGACCGCTCCAATGTGAAGTCATGTGACAGTGCAGCATACAACTAAAATACTTTAAGTGTTCAttgcattatacatttttctttttaagtggTGGTTAGCATACGTCGCATACTGCACAGTACGAAGTTAACTGTAATCCCATTCTGAACATAGCTATAAAAATCCTGAATTACACTTAGGAAATGAGGCAGCCCACGACTTGAAGCAAAGACAGATTTCTAGGATGttgtaaatgctgaaataacCATCCCACTTTTGGTCTTAACAGTATTGCTTGCAGAGGGCAGATCATTTCCTGCTGAAAACCAAATATAGACGTTCTCTGTGTAGACTGTAAGTGAAGCAATTGTACTCACTTTATAGCAGACGTTGAGAACTGCTTCTAGATGGAGAGATTCGCTTCCTGGAATCTGACTGGGCCCTGTTGACCAAAACCTGCAGGGCTATTCTGGGTCACTTCACACTTAGAGGCCAAGGAATCCAAGCTGTTAACTTGAGGCTGGTTTTGCTCAGCTATGGCAGAGGGAGAAagttattttccaaaaaaaaacatttcaaacatgcAAAGCGATTACCTTGTCTGTAGCTGCTGGAAAGTGTAGGAGAAGTCCTTCGGATATGACCTTGGCCAAACTCACTTGGAATGGTAGTAATACGCCTGGTGCTATCTCGGCTTTGGACTCCTTTGGAATAATGGGCTGAAGAACTAACAGGCTTTTGTACATTTTGACCTGGCCTCTGGCTCCGGTAACTTGGAGGTAAGGAACTTTGGAAAGCACCACTGCTAATGTCACCAGAAGCCCGTTGGTTCTGAAAACTACCAAAGCTGCTCTTGGGTGGTTTATGAAGCCTTACGTGGACTGTATTGATCTTATTCGATCCAGCAATAGTGGGGTTAGATGCACTGAATCCAATTTTACTTGAAGGCCTTGAGGGCACTGAACTTGGTTTGTATGGGGTTCCCTTCAAAGAGGAGAAGGCCTGATACCCAGACTGGTGTTTGAGAGCAGTCTGACCAGGGGCAAATGGGACTTTACGCTCTGGAAAGCTAGGATGAACTTTGGGTTTGTTGGATTCTACTCTATTTTGAATATTTGCAGGAGCCTGCATCAGGATTGCACCAGAACTGGCAATTGAGGACTTTGCTACATCACACTGAGCCCCACTTTGAGAGGGGTAGACAGGCTCAAAGATTCGATTAGGTTGACTGTGGATATTGTAGGTCTGCTGGAATTTGGGGTGGGTAGCGTCATAGTGAGGTGGTAACTCGTTTATCGGAGCACTTTCTGGGGCCTTGAGAAGAATCCCACCAGAGCTGGCAATTGAAGATCTAGCATTGTCCCTATAGTCATTTTTGTAAGGTTTTCTTGGCTCAGAGCTGGGACTGTATTGAGTTCCACTTGTGGAGTAGTGAAGAGGTTCATTCCATGATTTGCCCTGACTGTTGGCAGCCAATCTAGTATCTCTAGAGATCTGACTGGCCTGATAGGGGTCAGCTTGACTGGGACCTCCAAGTGGTTTTACTGAAGCTGGATGCCCACTATAGCCTCCAAGACTTTGAGCATTTCCTCCACCTTGAACTACAAAGATTGCCCCCGAGCTAACAACTGAAGGCTTGGCCTCAGTGTATTTGAATCCACTACGAGAGGGTTTTCTTGGATTCATACTTGAGTACACAGGGATTCCCTTCATGAATGGGCCATAACTGCTACTGGCTGTCTGGAGCTTGCTAGTACTCTGGCTTCCCTTAGATGAAGTATACTGATGGAAAACCGGACTTGAGAGAGAGGTTGATCCATAATTTGGGCCTCTTGCAAGTGGGTCTCTGGTAACTTCAGTGTTGAACTCCACATggctttgtgtgtttttagaaGGCTTCACTACAAAGATATCATTAGATCCAGCAGTTTTAGCCACCTCATAACTAGATTCAACTCTAGAGGGTACTTTCGGGGTTCTCATCAAGGTGGACCTGCTCTGAGATGAGGTAGAAGCCAGCCAGCTACCAGGCTTCACATTTTTGAAGGCATCTGTACGAGTTTCATACTGAACAGAGGGTTGACCAAACCCAGGCAAGTCATATTTTGGAACAGAAGCCTTATAATTAATCATATGATTTCCTTGATAATCACTTTTAGCAGAGGTCTGACAATCTTTTGAATGCAATTTTACGTTTGATCCTGCAAACAAGCTCTCTTTATGAGCATCAGCATAACTTCCATGGGTGCCTTGACGGTGGGGCAGGGGAGCAGAAGTGTAAGCAGGATCAATCCAGTTTCCCGTTTGTTTCACCTCAGGGCCAATCACAGGGAAAGTGTGTGCTGAACTCTTTGCAAATTAGCGGTTGGCATGTTCCCTGTTAGAAACAAAGAGGACACAAACAGCATGACACAGCAATGTTTCAGAAAATTATCAGCAGTGTGTTATAGATTTACCTTCATAATTCTCCAAACAGGTTACATAAGCAGGAAACAAGGcaaaaagaatcctgaaaacaagCAACAAGTCAAATATTTGGTAAAGCAATGTACCTGTTcagcttaaagaaaaaaaaaaacgctttgTGCTCACCTTAAAAAATATGTAGAATCCATTTTTAAATCAGGCACCCACGGCGAGAGCGTAACCAGCAACTTCTGTTATAGTGCCCTCACTTGATAACTTCTGATTTGACAATGGGAATGCCTTATAGACGTCACACATCACCTTCAGCCAATCAGCAATCAAGATACCTGCTCGCTACAGCTGTTAGCAATTATCTTTTAATTAAAGattcgaaaaaaaaaatatatgcttGATAAAATTACTTGTAAGacataacagaaaataaaacaaatatatgaaaattgtaaagaaataatactaaattaaaatggattaaaattaactataaaatgttttgtcaggTAAGCTAAAATGTATTACctactatatattttatttaaacatgacTAAATGAACCTGGCTATATTAGGTTATACCaatgaaaatcatttttaaggGTTAGACCAGGAGGAAATTGCTGTTTCGCTTGTGCTCAATCCACTCTTTACAGGGTTCCCACGTGTGAATTTTCATATCAGTTATTTTTGGAGTACTGTATAaggatttaaaagaaaatcagctTATccattgtaagaaaaaaataaaaaaataaaatgtataatatatttactgtatgtcaatgactttaatatttgattaattttcatGAATTTTCGAAACCTGGAAAATATTTTATCTGCTATTTCTAGGTTTTCCATGAGTGAAGAAGCCATGCATTTAAACTTATTTCTAGACTGTTATGAATATATGCTTTCTAACCCATCTGGCCATAATTAGATTCTCTTCACTATGAACTCACATCAGTAAAATACAGTACACACCTTTTCCATGGGCTGAACATGGTAACGAAAGCACATatcatttatcatatttgtatGGGAAACTACGGGCATTTTGAGTTAAAGTTCTgagaattgcaaaatattatgTATAACATACAGGAATGGTCTGTCTCCACATCCAGTATAAGCGAGCGCTTTCGAGGAAGAGGCTTCATAATGCATCAAGCTCAAGTACAGACATGTGTTCACAGTATGGGGTTTCATACCTTAAGGAGGTATGAAAGCCATTAATGCTGTCTAATACATAGCCTTCCCTCATACACGCACCGCTCTGACAATTTCCCATTCCCACCCGTGCACATTTGATAGATAGGGATCATTAGTGTCATTCTCCTGCAGTCAGCAGGAAGGAGAAGCATCCGTCTGTCTCCTGATACCAGGTACTTCAAGCGCTGAGGAGATCTGTCACACCGGCCTACTTTTCCTTGGCATGTCATTTCATCCTATACATTGTCCCTCATTTACTCCTCCAAGTCGGGAAGTTGGAATGCAGTAATTTCCTTATATATTAACAGGATCCTTCACGAGCTCTTCACCTGAAAGTGATGCAACTGTGTGACCTTTACATGGAGCTGTGATTAACAGTCAGGTTGACATTCAATTGTATGACGGTAACTTGGTGGCACTTGCAGATGTTTTCAGCTTTCTGTAGAAAATGAATGAGTAATTCCTGTTAAGCCCTGTTGGGGAACAGAAAAAGGACATATGAAGTTGAGTAAAAAGCAAGTTTTTTTCTTGCTAATATCATCAGAAATAATCACAGTGGTGCAAATAAAGTGACTCAGTATGGAaacaatgaaaagaaataaaaatggtttttTTTCCAGCTGCAATGAGTCTCATTAATCAGAAAATATGTATCCAGGAAAACACACTCCATCAGTCCTGCAAAACCCTTTGTTTTAGTCTGCATTTTTCAGACAATTTTCAAGAATAAGCTTCAGTAATGGCCAGCCACACTTGGCAAACTCCCTCGTCAGCAGATTCTCCTCAGCAAGCAGTGGCATACAGGAGAGAATGTCCCATTGTGAGGTGTAGTGTGGATCTATTCATCATCGGACATTCAAGGATTCTTATTATAAGACTTGGACTAGATATTGTACTTCCCCATCAATCTTACACCCTGCTCCACCACCAAACAGATCTGGCTATATGAGTGAATCTTACTAAAACATGTTCAGGTCATGTCACcctaaaaataaatcacatttaatcacattttattttttctcattctAATTAAACTACATCcagattaattatttatttttaattcaaatgattAACTTTAGTGATTCTCATTACATTCTTACATCTACTGTAATAGACTGTAAAATACTGTACTACTGTCAACACATGCAAAAAGCAACTCAGACATTATGCTATGaatttctctttttgtgttccaatAAAGTAAGTCATATAACCGTTATGCATATAAATCAATATTTGCCAGTAGTAGACAGTAAACATGTATTTTTCAAGTACCTGTACTTTATCAGATTagtttaattttactttttactcaactaaaTTTAATATTGTTCCTCATTTTTTCAAACTGAAGAAACAGATATTTGAATTTGTGAACGATTcttttttaagattaatctgTTGAATCGGTTCGCAAATGTCCAGTCCTTCAGAGGCTTCTACGCTAGCTCTCCTTAGCATTAAACACTACAATGAGATGTCTAGTTAGTGCACATGTCTATGCCATAATGATTTCCACTCCGCAGGCAAATTGGAAGAGCCAAGCACTGACTCATTTTCCACCAAATCTTTTTCGTGAATTGAAATGTGTTGAATGGATTCACTTGATGCATACTTTAAAATCTGCTGAAGGATGCAGCTTTCCAATTGAGAAGCACCCAACAAATCACTGGTTCAGTGATCCGGTAAGAGTCTGCAGTCAAAAACTCGCTGAATTATTcatgtattaaaatgatttaagaatCTCTGAGCTTGAGCGTGTGCTCAACTAggatatctgtacttttactcaagtacttgaATTGTGTAGGCCTACTTTGTCCACTACTGATATTTGCACCCTGAATATGGCTTGAGGGATTTTTCAGTCCTGAATGGCCCCTCTCCTGCAGAGTGCAGCTCTAACCAGCTCCAAAGCACCTGCCTGGAGTAATCcagaagaccttgattagctggtccAGGTGTGTTTATTTggattggagctaaactctgcaggatagTGGCCCTCCTGGAACTGAATTTGACACCCCAGCTCTAAAGGATTTTTATCTGTAAGTCTGATCGTTTGGAAATGTACTACCACACCTCTCCTCAGCAAGCCACATGATTTATGTCAAATATCACAAACTAAAGTATGAGTTGTAAAGTTTAATACTAATGGCATGGGTGTAGAATATTCAGGGGATGTGTAAATTTGTCCCCTGCAATTTATTTCGGGAAAGGCCCGGTGTCAAGATTCaaagagacaaaaaaatctaTGCATGTCATGATGTTTTATTTGCTTCCAAAACATGGCGATGTGAATATTATGGAGTGCTAATTCTTCATTGAGtgtatgtttcattcatactctaAGCCAGAGAGCGCTCTTGCACAGAAAGTCCAAAACAGACTCATAGAAGTAATAACTTATGATGGGCCAGGGCTGCGTTCCAGTTTGGTTTTTATACCCTTCCCTCACTAACATCCCTCCGTCTCGTTAACTCGGATGTACGTCATTGATTACGTTGCACGAGTGCCCTAGTGGAACCCTTTTATTGGGCTGAACTGGAACGTCCTATAAGCCCTTGACTGGAATCCGCTATGGAGTTGATTTgttattgaaattattttccCTTACGAATTAGTTTGATGCAGCAttctacaacccgaattccggaaatgttgggatgttttttaaacttgaataaaatgaaaactaaaagactttcaaatcacatgagccaatatttaattcacaatagaacatagatgacataacaaatgtttaaactgagaaattttgcaaatttatgca
This portion of the Onychostoma macrolepis isolate SWU-2019 chromosome 19, ASM1243209v1, whole genome shotgun sequence genome encodes:
- the zgc:175136 gene encoding uncharacterized protein zgc:175136, which translates into the protein MINYKASVPKYDLPGFGQPSVQYETRTDAFKNVKPGSWLASTSSQSRSTLMRTPKVPSRVESSYEVAKTAGSNDIFVVKPSKNTQSHVEFNTEVTRDPLARGPNYGSTSLSSPVFHQYTSSKGSQSTSKLQTASSSYGPFMKGIPVYSSMNPRKPSRSGFKYTEAKPSVVSSGAIFVVQGGGNAQSLGGYSGHPASVKPLGGPSQADPYQASQISRDTRLAANSQGKSWNEPLHYSTSGTQYSPSSEPRKPYKNDYRDNARSSIASSGGILLKAPESAPINELPPHYDATHPKFQQTYNIHSQPNRIFEPVYPSQSGAQCDVAKSSIASSGAILMQAPANIQNRVESNKPKVHPSFPERKVPFAPGQTALKHQSGYQAFSSLKGTPYKPSSVPSRPSSKIGFSASNPTIAGSNKINTVHVRLHKPPKSSFGSFQNQRASGDISSGAFQSSLPPSYRSQRPGQNVQKPVSSSAHYSKGVQSRDSTRRITTIPSEFGQGHIRRTSPTLSSSYRQAEQNQPQVNSLDSLASKCEVTQNSPAGFGQQGPVRFQEANLSI